The proteins below are encoded in one region of Candidatus Saccharimonadales bacterium:
- a CDS encoding magnesium transporter has protein sequence MSNLQQSYPFQTAGAICETSLAVLPLGTSLNEVRKFLHDNGDSLATADYVYAVDSDGRLMGLVSLRQVFMHDATILIDDLLEREVISIAPRADQEHLVRLALKHELKSVPVVERGILIGVVPPHKILKILHDENVEDLVKEAGLVQRSLISGKSLGIQIRGRLPWLLYGTFGGLLAAGVVQSFERALTEELLLAAFIPTIVYLAGAVGNQVQTIYVRAYAFGLSRSLGTSIRRELSVASIIGVLISLVLAATIMAWLSQPVLALIVSTAALISIIFAGLVSVIMPWLFIKLHYDPAVASGPLGTIVLDVSSILVYFSVAQYILHYIG, from the coding sequence ATGTCTAACCTACAACAGTCATATCCATTTCAGACTGCTGGTGCAATCTGCGAAACCAGCCTGGCCGTACTACCACTTGGTACAAGCTTAAATGAAGTGAGGAAGTTTCTTCATGATAATGGGGATAGTTTGGCTACGGCTGACTATGTATATGCAGTAGATAGTGACGGGCGATTGATGGGATTGGTCTCTCTGCGTCAGGTATTTATGCACGATGCAACCATTCTTATCGATGACCTGCTTGAACGAGAAGTGATCAGTATCGCCCCCCGGGCTGATCAGGAGCACCTCGTGCGTCTCGCCTTAAAACACGAACTGAAATCGGTACCAGTAGTGGAGCGTGGCATCCTCATCGGCGTTGTGCCGCCCCATAAGATTCTCAAGATTCTTCATGATGAGAACGTTGAGGACTTAGTCAAAGAAGCCGGTCTAGTCCAACGCAGTTTAATCAGCGGTAAATCACTAGGCATCCAGATTCGCGGACGGCTACCTTGGTTGCTTTATGGTACGTTTGGCGGGTTACTGGCCGCCGGTGTCGTGCAGAGCTTTGAGCGGGCATTGACAGAGGAGCTGCTCTTGGCCGCTTTCATACCGACCATAGTCTACTTGGCTGGGGCCGTCGGTAATCAGGTACAGACCATCTATGTCCGCGCCTATGCCTTCGGTCTTTCTCGTAGTTTAGGCACCTCGATTCGGCGGGAACTATCGGTAGCTAGCATTATTGGAGTGCTAATCAGTCTAGTGCTAGCCGCCACTATCATGGCCTGGCTTTCCCAGCCAGTTTTAGCATTAATCGTATCTACCGCCGCTCTAATCAGTATTATATTTGCCGGGCTGGTGTCTGTAATCATGCCTTGGTTATTCATCAAGCTACACTATGATCCGGCAGTAGCGAGCGGACCCCTGGGCACAATAGTTCTTGATGTAAGTAGTATCCTAGTCTACTTCAGTGTGGCGCAGTACATTCTCCACTATATCGGCTAG
- a CDS encoding ATP-binding protein produces MLIRDKLSHLQQDHSVFIVQIIIAITVIIDYSISNTIDTNLGGLFYILPLLGIIPTLFFPVGDYTAPRVRRLLLILHHAIVAVLLIFFTDVFGPYFQLLILLLFTSAIWNGLRGIVASLFVAYVTVGIASWYQFQGNMTPSQWYQLSLYLVGLTVLGLLFERVTHNYRRDTERQDEANQSLYFERTRLLSLINSMADAVVATDQQGKVLLYNGAALELFNTNESLYNQSLEHLVQLKQPNGEPFEVIAAAQQASGTLVRDDIYFRASDESEIDINLSVSPVSSPGSEQSRAGFIFVLRDITKQKTLDEQRDEFISTASHELRTPIAIAEANISTAMMPKFADQLSEEGRKLLEQAHENVLFLSNLVNDLHVLAQAEKGRLEIDVAEVDPADFLNRLQDDYRQQATAKGLKFELEVEKAVRPITTSLDAVKEIMQNFITNAIKYTETGTVTLIARADSEGDGVVFAVKDSGIGISASDQKHIFEKFYRSEDYRTRQSGGTGLGLYITKRLVERMGGRLWFESQLNKGSTFYCALPAEPMLADESPTGTD; encoded by the coding sequence ATGCTAATTAGAGATAAACTGTCGCACCTCCAGCAAGACCATTCGGTTTTTATCGTTCAGATAATTATCGCCATTACCGTCATCATCGACTATTCTATTTCCAATACGATCGATACCAATCTCGGAGGATTGTTCTATATATTGCCGTTACTGGGTATTATCCCCACGCTTTTCTTTCCGGTAGGTGACTACACTGCCCCGCGGGTGCGTCGTCTACTACTCATCCTTCATCATGCTATCGTAGCGGTGCTGCTGATATTCTTTACCGACGTATTTGGTCCTTATTTTCAGCTACTGATCTTGCTGCTTTTCACTTCAGCTATTTGGAACGGCTTGCGCGGTATTGTAGCCAGTCTATTTGTGGCCTACGTCACGGTCGGTATCGCTAGCTGGTACCAATTTCAAGGTAATATGACTCCTTCCCAGTGGTATCAGCTGAGCCTTTATTTGGTTGGCCTTACGGTCTTAGGTCTACTGTTCGAGCGGGTGACGCACAACTATCGCCGTGATACTGAACGGCAAGATGAAGCCAATCAGAGTCTCTACTTCGAACGAACTCGCCTACTTAGCTTAATTAATAGTATGGCCGATGCCGTGGTGGCTACCGATCAGCAAGGGAAGGTATTGCTTTATAATGGAGCGGCCTTAGAGCTGTTTAACACTAACGAATCACTCTACAATCAGTCGCTTGAACATCTTGTCCAGTTGAAACAGCCTAACGGCGAACCTTTTGAAGTTATAGCCGCCGCCCAGCAAGCTTCAGGTACCTTAGTACGTGATGATATCTACTTTCGGGCCAGTGATGAATCGGAGATCGATATCAACCTGAGCGTCTCTCCGGTTTCGTCGCCTGGAAGTGAGCAGAGCCGGGCCGGCTTCATCTTCGTCTTACGGGATATCACTAAACAGAAGACTCTCGATGAGCAGCGTGATGAGTTTATCTCTACCGCCTCACATGAGCTGCGTACCCCAATCGCTATCGCTGAGGCCAATATATCTACCGCTATGATGCCGAAGTTTGCTGATCAGCTGAGCGAGGAGGGCAGGAAGCTACTAGAGCAGGCCCATGAGAACGTACTATTCTTGAGTAATCTAGTTAACGATTTGCACGTCCTGGCTCAGGCCGAGAAGGGTCGGTTGGAGATAGATGTGGCCGAGGTTGATCCGGCTGATTTCTTAAACCGTCTGCAAGATGATTATCGCCAGCAGGCTACTGCTAAGGGCCTGAAGTTTGAGCTTGAAGTAGAGAAGGCTGTCCGACCGATTACCACCAGCCTGGACGCAGTGAAAGAGATCATGCAGAACTTCATCACCAATGCCATAAAATATACTGAAACAGGTACGGTTACCTTAATCGCTCGCGCTGATAGTGAGGGTGATGGTGTAGTGTTTGCCGTCAAAGACAGCGGTATCGGCATATCGGCGTCTGATCAAAAGCATATCTTCGAGAAGTTCTATCGTTCGGAAGACTACCGGACGCGACAGAGTGGCGGCACTGGTCTCGGCCTCTACATCACTAAGCGACTAGTCGAGCGAATGGGCGGACGATTATGGTTTGAGAGTCAGCTTAATAAAGGTTCTACCTTCTATTGTGCGCTACCGGCCGAGCCTATGCTTGCTGATGAGTCACCAACTGGGACTGACTGA
- a CDS encoding glycosyltransferase: MLFLIVTITASGLLLTALYSSWSNRVVGKPLNTSEAPTVSLLIPARNETHAITNSLHQALALDYPKLEIIVLDDLSGDATSEKIRAFAQDGVRFMKGLPPPNGWVGKNWACQQLAQTASGEYLVFCDTDVLLKSKGLNRLIRAMVAGKLDGLSTLPQLLLQSRRQILSYPLLNWLILLIPHQSTALAPAYGGLQIFKTTAYRQHGGFARYPEVMLPELMLARHFSRTGRFRFFNNYRLDTVLLKKPSSLIESRIRYLWPLYRDFYSLGLLHFSLTLLPLISLALYPWLYLIVAAAWLVTIRGHVSNSSLGILALPFICLLELGLLMASILRHRRGAVAWKQRDVSQSQLVTHQQA, from the coding sequence ATGTTGTTCCTCATAGTCACTATCACAGCCAGTGGTCTGTTACTCACAGCACTCTACAGTAGCTGGTCGAACCGAGTTGTCGGCAAGCCGTTAAACACATCTGAAGCACCTACTGTCTCCCTGCTGATTCCGGCGCGGAACGAGACCCACGCCATCACAAACAGCCTGCATCAGGCGCTGGCTCTCGATTACCCAAAGTTAGAGATTATTGTCCTGGACGACCTCTCTGGCGATGCTACTTCCGAAAAAATCCGCGCCTTTGCCCAAGATGGAGTTCGCTTTATGAAAGGTCTACCACCACCGAATGGCTGGGTAGGCAAGAACTGGGCCTGTCAACAATTGGCCCAGACAGCCAGTGGCGAATATCTGGTGTTCTGTGATACGGACGTACTACTTAAGTCTAAGGGCTTGAACCGGCTGATTCGGGCGATGGTGGCTGGCAAACTAGACGGCCTCTCCACTCTACCCCAGCTGCTATTGCAGTCGCGTCGACAGATCCTCTCCTACCCGTTGCTGAACTGGCTGATACTCCTTATCCCGCACCAGAGCACCGCTTTAGCTCCGGCCTACGGCGGCTTGCAGATATTTAAGACCACCGCCTACCGTCAACACGGTGGCTTTGCACGCTATCCAGAGGTAATGCTGCCCGAACTGATGCTGGCTCGCCACTTTAGTCGCACCGGGAGATTCCGTTTCTTCAATAACTATCGACTCGATACAGTGCTACTGAAGAAGCCGAGTAGCCTGATCGAATCTCGGATTCGTTATTTGTGGCCACTATACCGCGATTTTTATAGCCTTGGTCTGCTGCACTTCTCACTAACTTTACTGCCCTTAATTAGCCTAGCTCTCTACCCCTGGCTATATCTGATAGTGGCGGCGGCTTGGCTCGTAACTATCCGCGGGCACGTCAGTAATTCCTCCCTCGGAATTCTAGCCCTACCCTTCATCTGCCTGCTCGAGCTCGGTCTGCTCATGGCCTCCATCTTGCGTCACCGCCGCGGGGCGGTCGCCTGGAAGCAGCGAGACGTCAGTCAGTCCCAGTTGGTGACTCATCAGCAAGCATAG
- the nusG gene encoding transcription termination/antitermination protein NusG, with protein MSETAEAQRAWYAIHTYSGYEDKVSDNIKQRIETLDLADKIFDVIVPKEKQIEIKNGKRRVVENKIFQGYVLVEMILSEESWYAVRNTPNVTGFVGSGDEPTPVGEDEIRSIKKRMGVEEPKYKINFTPGESVNITDGPFKGFDGSISEIDEQKGKIKVLVNIFGRETPVELDSLQVEKV; from the coding sequence ATGAGCGAAACAGCCGAAGCACAGCGGGCGTGGTATGCCATTCATACCTATTCAGGCTATGAAGACAAGGTGTCGGACAATATCAAGCAGCGCATCGAGACGTTGGACCTAGCCGATAAGATTTTCGACGTTATCGTACCGAAGGAAAAACAGATCGAGATCAAGAACGGTAAACGTCGCGTGGTCGAGAATAAGATCTTCCAGGGCTACGTGCTAGTAGAGATGATTCTATCTGAAGAGTCATGGTATGCCGTGCGCAACACTCCCAATGTTACCGGATTCGTCGGTAGTGGGGACGAACCAACTCCAGTCGGTGAGGACGAGATCCGTTCGATCAAGAAGCGAATGGGTGTGGAAGAGCCGAAGTATAAGATCAACTTCACCCCGGGAGAGTCCGTCAATATCACCGACGGACCATTTAAAGGCTTCGATGGTAGTATCTCTGAGATCGATGAGCAAAAGGGCAAGATTAAGGTATTAGTAAATATTTTTGGACGCGAAACACCGGTAGAGCTAGATAGCTTACAGGTAGAGAAGGTATAA
- the rplK gene encoding 50S ribosomal protein L11 gives MAKKIVANIKMRVPAGKATPAPPVGSILGQYGVNMMDFINPFNEQTRDMQGSLPVHVTIYEDRSFTFIVKGQPTDDLIREKLGIDKASGEPNKTKVGKLTAQQVAEIAEVKLVDMNTDDLEAAKRVVAGSARSMGVEVEK, from the coding sequence ATGGCTAAGAAGATTGTTGCGAATATCAAGATGAGAGTGCCGGCCGGGAAGGCTACACCGGCACCACCGGTTGGCTCTATCCTGGGTCAGTACGGTGTGAATATGATGGATTTTATAAATCCGTTTAACGAACAGACTCGAGATATGCAGGGTAGTTTACCGGTTCACGTGACGATTTACGAAGATCGAAGCTTCACCTTCATTGTTAAGGGTCAACCGACCGATGATTTGATTCGGGAAAAACTCGGTATCGATAAGGCTTCCGGTGAGCCAAACAAGACTAAGGTCGGTAAGCTCACTGCCCAACAGGTGGCCGAGATTGCTGAAGTTAAGCTAGTCGATATGAATACCGATGACCTAGAGGCTGCTAAGCGTGTGGTCGCCGGTTCCGCTCGTAGTATGGGCGTCGAGGTAGAGAAGTAA